A window of Candidatus Izemoplasma sp. contains these coding sequences:
- a CDS encoding heavy metal translocating P-type ATPase encodes MITKIVMKNLMCSTCAGKIERELKKLPNINSATFNFPNQVMLMDVTEDFDETDALPKIKEIVDSIEDGVETYPYSKRNLIETKKRIDTYYTFFIGVTIYIIGFLLQYFNIYWIEYSLYWVGYLFIAYKIMSKTIRGLKRKDFFNENTLMIIATIAAMFVGHPYEAALVIILYTAGEYLQHRAVHRSKNDISNLIDLKVEYANILENDEIVIKDPMYITKGDIIVVRNGEKIPIDGFIIKGTTSLNTSALTGEAKLSTVKKGDYVLSGNINVGNVIHIEAKKEYKESTISKMLDLIENSTTHKAKAENFITKFARYYTPTVTALALLMVIIPSLVNPSGYQDYIYRAAQFLVISCPCALVLGIPLSYFAGIGASARRGILFKGSSYLHMITNIDSIGIDKTGTLTHGDFQVSDYTSDLALELAASVENYSNHPIAKSIVSYYKGPLKEFDNVTELPGFGLVVEDKQGKILVGNRKLMNKNNISVKDKKTLTGSNVYVARYGKYIGKVVVSDTIKNSSFNTLRRLSYEYDITMLTGDNDAIAKEVSMELGGIKYRSDLLPEDKIDAFNDIESKGYKLFVGDGINDAPLLKQADIGVAMGDGSELAIDVADVIIMKNDIGLLEKAFRIAKKTKRIVYQNITISLGVKALFLLLAAFGISRMWMAIFADVGITLIAILNSLRLIYSKRL; translated from the coding sequence ATGATAACAAAAATAGTAATGAAAAATTTAATGTGCTCAACATGTGCGGGAAAAATAGAACGTGAACTTAAAAAATTACCCAACATAAATTCAGCTACATTTAATTTTCCTAATCAAGTAATGTTAATGGATGTAACAGAAGATTTTGATGAAACTGATGCATTACCAAAAATAAAAGAAATCGTTGATTCAATAGAAGATGGTGTAGAAACCTATCCATATAGTAAACGTAATCTCATTGAAACAAAAAAACGTATTGATACATATTATACGTTTTTCATTGGGGTCACGATCTATATTATAGGCTTTTTACTCCAATATTTTAATATCTACTGGATAGAATACTCATTATACTGGGTAGGTTATCTCTTTATCGCTTATAAAATTATGTCCAAAACAATACGCGGTTTAAAACGAAAAGATTTCTTTAATGAAAACACCTTAATGATCATCGCAACCATAGCTGCTATGTTTGTTGGCCATCCGTATGAAGCAGCGCTTGTTATTATCCTTTATACTGCAGGTGAGTACTTACAACATCGTGCTGTACATCGCAGTAAAAATGATATTTCTAATTTAATTGATTTAAAAGTAGAATATGCCAATATTTTAGAAAATGATGAGATTGTTATTAAAGATCCCATGTATATCACTAAAGGTGATATTATTGTGGTTAGAAACGGCGAAAAGATACCGATAGACGGTTTCATTATTAAAGGAACGACTTCCTTAAATACTAGTGCATTAACGGGAGAAGCTAAATTATCTACTGTTAAAAAAGGTGACTATGTATTAAGTGGAAATATCAATGTGGGTAACGTGATTCACATAGAAGCAAAAAAAGAGTATAAAGAATCAACCATTTCCAAAATGCTTGATTTGATCGAAAACTCAACCACACACAAAGCAAAAGCTGAAAACTTTATCACTAAGTTTGCGCGCTATTATACACCAACAGTCACAGCCCTCGCATTATTAATGGTTATCATTCCAAGTTTAGTTAACCCTAGTGGTTATCAAGATTATATTTACCGTGCAGCCCAGTTTCTTGTGATTAGTTGTCCATGTGCTTTAGTGCTTGGTATCCCTCTATCTTACTTCGCCGGTATTGGTGCTTCAGCAAGACGCGGAATTTTATTTAAAGGTAGCAGTTATCTTCATATGATTACCAATATCGACAGCATTGGTATTGATAAAACAGGTACCTTAACTCATGGCGACTTTCAAGTCAGTGATTACACAAGTGATCTTGCCTTAGAACTCGCCGCAAGTGTTGAAAACTATAGTAACCACCCCATCGCAAAATCGATTGTATCATATTATAAAGGTCCGTTAAAAGAATTTGACAATGTCACTGAACTACCGGGATTTGGACTTGTAGTTGAAGACAAACAAGGTAAAATTTTAGTCGGAAACCGTAAACTCATGAATAAAAATAATATTTCTGTAAAAGATAAAAAAACACTCACTGGCTCAAATGTATATGTCGCTAGATATGGAAAATACATAGGTAAAGTTGTGGTAAGTGATACAATTAAGAACTCAAGTTTTAACACATTAAGACGGTTATCTTATGAATATGATATTACAATGCTTACTGGAGATAACGACGCCATCGCAAAAGAAGTATCAATGGAACTTGGTGGTATCAAATACAGAAGCGATTTATTGCCTGAAGACAAAATTGATGCGTTTAACGATATTGAATCAAAAGGATATAAATTATTCGTCGGAGATGGAATCAATGATGCCCCATTACTAAAACAAGCAGATATTGGCGTTGCCATGGGGGATGGAAGTGAACTAGCCATTGATGTTGCCGATGTTATCATCATGAAAAATGATATTGGCTTACTAGAAAAAGCATTCCGAATAGCTAAAAAGACAAAGCGTATTGTCTATCAAAACATCACTATTAGTTTAGGCGTCAAAGCCTTATTCCTTCTTCTTGCAGCTTTTGGTATAAGCCGGATGTGGATGGCCATATTCGCTGATGTTGGCATCACATTAATCGCTATTCTTAATAGTTTACGTTTAATCTATTCAAAACGATTATAA
- a CDS encoding rod shape-determining protein → MSKKDDLKAIKVGIDLGTANLLVYVEGEGIIFNEPSVIALDYETNEVIAVGNSADTMIGRGHHGIRIVSPLNQGVISDMYAAKKMIEFAVKKAEKVDVQLKTSTLLICCPSEVTQIERDAMTDLAKSMNVPDVFIEEEVKAGGIGAGLDIYDSIGHLIVDIGGGSTDIGVLSLGDIVVSESLRVAGNYLDNVIINHLQYNHGILVGKKTAQRIKEDIGTVRKDLKEEKVSHANGRDIVSGLPRQIEVKQSEIRDLFIEPFQNITNTILKVLQSTPPELSADIIESGMFVNGGCALIDGVKEFFEEEVGLEVHIAKNPLTAIVEGTKVLLRNRGNYYVKPVE, encoded by the coding sequence ATGAGTAAAAAAGACGATTTAAAAGCCATTAAGGTTGGAATAGATTTAGGAACAGCAAATTTATTGGTGTATGTTGAAGGTGAAGGAATCATCTTTAACGAACCAAGTGTAATAGCGTTAGACTATGAGACAAATGAAGTTATTGCCGTTGGTAATAGTGCTGACACGATGATTGGACGGGGACATCATGGAATTCGCATTGTAAGTCCGTTAAATCAAGGTGTTATTTCCGATATGTATGCGGCTAAAAAAATGATTGAATTTGCCGTCAAAAAAGCTGAAAAAGTCGATGTTCAGTTAAAAACTTCAACATTGCTAATTTGTTGTCCAAGTGAGGTAACACAAATTGAACGGGATGCGATGACAGATCTAGCAAAAAGTATGAATGTTCCAGATGTCTTCATCGAAGAAGAAGTAAAAGCCGGTGGAATCGGTGCTGGTCTAGATATTTATGATAGTATAGGACATTTAATTGTAGATATTGGAGGCGGGAGTACTGATATTGGTGTATTATCACTTGGAGATATTGTTGTCAGTGAATCACTGCGAGTGGCAGGGAATTATCTCGATAATGTAATTATTAATCATTTACAATATAACCATGGTATCTTAGTGGGTAAGAAAACAGCGCAGCGGATTAAAGAAGACATTGGGACCGTGCGTAAAGACCTTAAAGAAGAAAAAGTTTCCCATGCAAATGGACGCGATATTGTATCAGGGTTACCAAGACAAATTGAAGTCAAGCAGTCTGAAATAAGAGACTTGTTCATTGAACCATTCCAAAACATTACCAATACTATATTAAAGGTTTTGCAAAGTACACCACCGGAATTAAGTGCTGATATTATTGAAAGCGGTATGTTTGTTAATGGTGGTTGTGCCTTAATTGATGGCGTCAAAGAATTCTTCGAAGAAGAAGTTGGATTAGAAGTACACATTGCTAAAAATCCACTGACTGCGATTGTTGAGGGAACCAAAGTTTTATTGCGAAACCGTGGTAATTATTACGTAAAACCTGTGGAATAA
- a CDS encoding LacI family DNA-binding transcriptional regulator, whose protein sequence is MSKATIYDVAGAARVSLATVSRAINNPEKVKPETRERVLKVIEELGYKPNAFAKGLASRKSTTVAVVVPDMSRASIAEMMNGIADIARVYKYSILLYILESEEASEEDILREIIAAQVDGILYLNDEITEAQYAFLKTIKNTYQIPVVLTNTFYPEDNEIPSVSIDYERAGYEITKKLIDEGRKNIYMVSTVRKYMVNDLKEAGYLRAVNEANLPSKVMRTSGRISINTEHFNEYFKDNKVDGVVAVRDSIAISFMNVAFANEVNVPNDIGVVGFQNTKYARLSRPQLSCVDVPIYDLGAVGMRLLTKLMNKEEVDERVVKLPHSIVLRKTTK, encoded by the coding sequence ATGAGTAAAGCAACAATTTATGATGTAGCTGGTGCTGCTCGTGTGAGTTTAGCAACAGTATCTCGTGCTATTAATAATCCAGAAAAAGTAAAACCAGAAACACGCGAACGCGTGTTAAAAGTAATTGAAGAGTTAGGCTATAAACCTAATGCATTCGCAAAAGGACTCGCTAGTCGCAAAAGTACAACAGTCGCTGTCGTTGTACCAGATATGTCTCGTGCAAGTATTGCCGAGATGATGAATGGAATTGCCGATATTGCCCGAGTTTATAAGTATTCTATCTTGCTCTATATCTTAGAAAGTGAAGAAGCGAGTGAGGAAGATATTTTAAGAGAGATTATAGCGGCACAAGTGGATGGTATTTTATATCTTAATGATGAAATTACTGAGGCACAGTATGCTTTCTTAAAAACGATAAAAAATACATATCAAATTCCAGTTGTATTAACCAATACCTTCTATCCAGAGGATAATGAAATACCATCGGTATCGATTGATTATGAACGTGCTGGATATGAAATTACGAAAAAGTTAATTGATGAAGGTAGAAAAAATATTTATATGGTATCAACAGTGAGAAAGTATATGGTAAATGATCTCAAAGAAGCGGGATATTTACGCGCTGTAAATGAAGCGAATTTACCATCAAAAGTGATGCGCACAAGTGGTCGTATTTCAATTAATACTGAACACTTTAACGAATATTTTAAAGATAATAAAGTTGATGGTGTTGTGGCTGTACGTGATTCGATTGCGATTTCATTTATGAATGTCGCATTTGCGAATGAAGTAAACGTACCAAATGATATTGGTGTTGTTGGTTTCCAAAACACGAAATATGCTCGATTATCTCGACCACAATTAAGTTGTGTCGATGTCCCTATTTATGACTTAGGGGCTGTTGGAATGCGCCTGTTAACAAAATTAATGAACAAAGAAGAAGTAGATGAGCGAGTGGTTAAGTTACCACACTCTATTGTATTAAGAAAAACAACAAAATAA
- a CDS encoding rod shape-determining protein: MSDKPKGKLNVGVDLGTSNLLIYVEGRGTVFNEPSYIAVDKLTQKVVSVGYEAAELVGKVHDKIEVIKPLSNGVISDIGMIKEILLFTFDKLFVNSTNQIARLLICIPSEISETEKAAILRLGKELGVEDTRIDEEIKAAAIGCGVDIFHPSGRFVMDIGGGTTDFGVLSLGDVVLSRTITVAGSYFDKQITEYVKETHQLEIGPQTAENAKVHLASLTGDLPTDENGNVLTFEVMGRDLVGGLPKMVVLKAEEIRKVLLECFEALKASLIGTLESTPPELSGDLIDNGIIITGGGAMIRGIKTYFEDVTHVDIHISETPLTDVVDGTKKLLKIDQKHYFGEF; the protein is encoded by the coding sequence ATGAGTGACAAACCAAAAGGCAAACTAAACGTTGGTGTGGATTTAGGAACTTCAAATCTTCTGATTTATGTTGAAGGCCGAGGGACGGTTTTTAACGAACCTAGTTATATTGCAGTAGATAAATTGACACAAAAGGTTGTATCAGTGGGTTACGAAGCGGCTGAATTAGTCGGTAAAGTACATGACAAAATTGAAGTCATTAAACCACTCAGCAATGGAGTGATTTCTGATATCGGAATGATAAAAGAAATTCTTCTATTTACATTTGATAAGTTATTTGTGAATAGTACAAATCAGATCGCTCGATTATTAATTTGTATCCCATCTGAGATATCAGAAACAGAGAAAGCTGCCATCTTACGATTGGGGAAAGAACTTGGTGTAGAAGACACCCGTATTGATGAAGAGATTAAAGCTGCAGCCATTGGATGCGGCGTCGATATCTTCCATCCATCAGGACGTTTCGTTATGGACATCGGTGGTGGAACGACAGACTTTGGTGTGTTATCACTTGGTGATGTCGTTTTATCAAGAACGATCACTGTTGCAGGATCATATTTTGATAAGCAAATTACGGAGTATGTCAAAGAAACACATCAATTAGAAATCGGACCACAAACAGCAGAGAACGCAAAGGTTCATCTAGCTTCTTTAACGGGAGATTTACCAACAGATGAGAATGGTAATGTGCTCACTTTTGAAGTGATGGGTCGTGATTTAGTTGGGGGATTACCAAAAATGGTTGTCCTAAAAGCTGAAGAAATTCGTAAAGTCTTGCTTGAATGTTTTGAAGCACTTAAAGCAAGTTTAATAGGAACCTTAGAATCGACCCCACCTGAATTATCTGGAGACCTTATTGATAATGGAATTATCATCACTGGTGGTGGTGCCATGATACGTGGTATAAAGACATATTTTGAAGATGTAACGCATGTTGATATCCATATATCAGAAACACCATTGACGGACGTCGTAGATGGAACAAAAAAATTACTCAAAATAGATCAAAAACACTATTTTGGAGAATTTTAG
- a CDS encoding rod shape-determining protein → MAKNKKRIGIGIDLGTANLLVFLEQKGIIFNEPSVIAFDRESGKIVAAGTDAHKMLGKVHSKIEVIKPLKNGVISDMKAAKLLLRYVLTQIEDLTDEDLSNTSSVMCCPSEVTKIERDIIIELATNMGMQEVLIDEEIKSAALGSNIDIFESKGVMMVDIGGGTTDVGIMSYGDIVLSRTIRMAGNYIDSELAKYVKQKDKVEIGELTSEKAKINLADLREDAVDKSMRFAGRDIVRGVPKWVTITNEDVLKVITPIYEEIVKLISAVLKDTPPELSADIYKHGIYLTGGGSLVKGVEEFVKKRINVPVKVVPNPLTCVAEGSKYLLKNRGDYLVNPLKL, encoded by the coding sequence ATGGCAAAAAATAAAAAAAGAATTGGTATTGGCATTGACCTCGGTACAGCGAATTTGCTTGTCTTTTTAGAACAAAAAGGCATTATATTTAACGAACCAAGCGTAATCGCGTTTGATCGTGAAAGTGGTAAAATTGTTGCAGCAGGAACCGATGCTCACAAAATGTTAGGAAAAGTGCACAGTAAAATAGAAGTAATCAAACCATTAAAAAATGGTGTTATTAGTGATATGAAAGCTGCTAAATTATTGCTTAGATATGTTCTTACTCAAATTGAAGATTTAACAGATGAAGATTTAAGTAATACCTCTAGTGTAATGTGTTGCCCAAGTGAAGTAACAAAAATTGAACGGGATATCATTATTGAGTTAGCGACTAATATGGGTATGCAAGAAGTATTGATTGATGAAGAAATCAAATCAGCAGCCCTCGGATCAAATATTGATATTTTTGAATCGAAAGGTGTCATGATGGTCGATATTGGTGGTGGAACTACTGATGTTGGAATCATGTCTTATGGTGACATCGTATTATCGCGTACAATTCGTATGGCAGGTAACTACATTGATAGCGAATTAGCAAAATATGTCAAACAAAAAGATAAAGTTGAAATTGGTGAATTAACAAGTGAGAAGGCTAAAATTAATTTGGCTGATTTACGTGAAGACGCCGTTGATAAATCAATGCGCTTCGCAGGGCGTGACATTGTACGTGGTGTGCCTAAATGGGTAACAATCACGAACGAAGATGTCTTAAAAGTCATCACACCAATTTATGAAGAAATTGTCAAACTAATCAGTGCAGTCTTGAAGGATACGCCGCCTGAACTAAGTGCGGACATCTATAAGCATGGTATCTATTTAACTGGTGGCGGAAGCCTTGTTAAAGGCGTTGAAGAATTTGTTAAAAAACGCATCAATGTACCAGTTAAAGTAGTTCCTAATCCATTGACTTGTGTCGCTGAAGGCTCTAAGTATTTACTGAAAAATCGTGGCGATTATTTAGTAAATCCATTGAAATTATAA
- the tyrS gene encoding tyrosine--tRNA ligase, which yields MTLLEELKWRGLIYDVTDEAIESVLENEKVTFYVGADPTADSLHVGHLISYLVSKRLQDRGHNPILVIGGGTGLIGDPSGKSNERNLLTLEETLSNAEAITKQVLNILPDAHVVNNYDWIKKFDIIRFLRDIGKHFNITHMIQKDSVKSRLENGISFTEFTYQIIQSLDFMHLYKEENCTLQIGGQDQWGNITAGLELIRKTQGHEAKAYGLTWPLLTKADGTKFGKTAGGAVWLDPKRTTPYEFYQYWINASDDDAISLLKKFTFKTVEETQTIIEEFKAAPHRRLAQKTIAEELTTLVHGQEAYESAVRISNALFKGDIKSLNVSEISEGFKDVPSITLEEDTSLIDTLIAAGLAKSRRESREFIKNNAISVNGDKVKDLEFIIKQSGAIDQTFTVLRRGKKRYALIKHK from the coding sequence ATGACATTATTAGAAGAATTAAAGTGGCGTGGCTTAATATATGATGTAACTGATGAAGCAATTGAATCTGTGTTAGAAAATGAAAAAGTAACCTTTTATGTGGGGGCTGATCCAACTGCGGATAGTTTACACGTCGGACATCTTATTAGCTACTTAGTATCAAAACGATTACAAGACAGAGGACATAACCCAATCTTAGTCATTGGTGGAGGAACAGGGTTAATTGGTGACCCAAGTGGGAAGAGTAATGAACGTAATTTGCTAACGTTAGAAGAGACTTTAAGTAACGCAGAAGCCATTACTAAACAAGTACTTAATATCTTGCCAGATGCACACGTGGTCAATAACTATGATTGGATCAAGAAATTTGATATTATTCGTTTTTTAAGAGATATAGGAAAACATTTTAATATCACCCATATGATCCAAAAGGACAGTGTGAAATCACGTTTAGAAAATGGAATTAGTTTTACAGAGTTTACGTACCAAATTATTCAATCCTTAGATTTCATGCATCTATATAAAGAAGAAAACTGTACATTACAAATTGGTGGCCAAGACCAATGGGGTAATATTACTGCGGGTCTTGAGTTGATTCGTAAGACACAAGGGCATGAAGCCAAGGCTTATGGACTGACATGGCCACTCTTAACTAAGGCGGATGGGACTAAATTTGGTAAAACGGCAGGTGGGGCTGTATGGCTTGATCCTAAACGTACAACACCTTACGAATTCTACCAATATTGGATTAATGCAAGTGATGATGATGCGATTTCATTATTGAAAAAATTCACCTTTAAAACGGTTGAAGAAACACAAACAATTATTGAAGAATTTAAAGCGGCACCACACAGACGCTTAGCCCAAAAAACAATTGCAGAAGAACTAACTACATTAGTACATGGTCAAGAAGCATACGAGTCTGCTGTAAGAATTTCTAATGCATTATTCAAAGGTGATATTAAATCATTAAACGTTTCTGAGATATCAGAAGGGTTTAAAGACGTGCCAAGTATTACATTAGAAGAAGATACTTCACTTATTGATACCTTAATAGCTGCTGGCTTAGCAAAGAGTAGACGTGAGTCGCGCGAGTTTATTAAAAATAATGCCATCAGTGTGAATGGAGATAAAGTGAAAGATCTTGAGTTCATTATTAAACAAAGTGGCGCAATAGATCAAACATTTACTGTTTTAAGACGTGGTAAAAAACGTTATGCATTAATCAAACACAAATAA
- the pepV gene encoding dipeptidase PepV, producing the protein MDFMENVLDNKEQIIKKTKELLSIPSVLDQFDENSETPFGESIQEALQYMLTLGKEDGFITKNVKNYAGHIEFGEGEDIIGVLCHLDVVPSGDGWTHPPFDPFVKNGKIFARGSNDDKGPTMAAYFALKLLKESGFTPKKRIRIILGTDEETAWRGIHEYFKTEEMPSVGFAPDAMFPLIYGEKGIFSFDLTGEVKDDTLISFESGNRYNVVPDVATCVLKKDVSEAFENFLSFNGFKGKVEGDTYTVYGKRAHAMQPNVGINAAFILAQFLNEHTDNDFIKYINDYLSFDYLGEKLEIDHYDDEMKEFTMNPAVFHYDGANFKIGVNCRYPKGWNKEKAVESIQRSLKENGFIYTNKNDMPIHYVEKEDSLVQTLLKAYRKYTDDDTEPITIGGGTYARSLDKAVAFGPLMPGRKEVAHQVDEYMVVEDLLKATAIYMESLYQLTKEA; encoded by the coding sequence ATGGATTTTATGGAAAATGTTCTTGATAATAAAGAGCAGATTATTAAGAAGACAAAAGAGTTATTATCGATACCGAGTGTCTTGGACCAATTTGATGAAAACAGTGAGACACCATTCGGTGAATCTATCCAAGAAGCTTTACAATATATGTTAACACTTGGCAAAGAAGATGGCTTCATTACTAAGAATGTTAAGAACTACGCCGGTCATATCGAATTTGGAGAAGGAGAGGACATTATTGGTGTATTATGTCATTTAGATGTTGTTCCTTCAGGAGATGGATGGACACATCCACCATTTGATCCATTTGTAAAAAATGGCAAGATTTTCGCCCGGGGTTCAAACGATGATAAAGGACCTACTATGGCAGCCTATTTTGCCCTTAAATTATTAAAAGAATCAGGGTTCACGCCTAAAAAACGGATCCGTATCATATTAGGTACAGATGAAGAAACAGCGTGGCGAGGTATTCATGAATATTTTAAAACAGAAGAGATGCCGTCAGTTGGATTTGCACCTGATGCGATGTTTCCGTTAATATATGGTGAAAAGGGTATTTTCTCATTTGATTTAACAGGCGAAGTAAAAGATGATACCCTTATTTCATTTGAATCGGGAAATCGGTATAACGTCGTACCTGATGTCGCTACATGCGTGCTAAAAAAAGATGTTAGTGAGGCTTTTGAAAACTTTTTAAGTTTTAATGGCTTTAAAGGTAAAGTAGAAGGTGATACATACACTGTATATGGAAAACGCGCACACGCGATGCAACCAAATGTTGGCATTAATGCTGCATTTATCTTAGCGCAATTTTTAAATGAACATACTGATAATGACTTTATTAAATATATTAATGATTATCTGTCATTTGATTATTTAGGTGAAAAATTAGAAATTGATCACTACGATGATGAAATGAAAGAGTTCACAATGAACCCTGCTGTTTTTCATTATGACGGGGCAAACTTTAAAATTGGTGTCAATTGTCGTTATCCTAAAGGATGGAACAAGGAAAAAGCTGTTGAGTCTATTCAACGTAGTTTAAAAGAAAATGGCTTTATATACACGAACAAAAATGACATGCCTATACATTACGTTGAAAAAGAAGATAGTCTTGTACAAACCTTACTTAAAGCTTACCGAAAATATACTGATGATGATACTGAACCGATTACTATTGGTGGCGGAACTTATGCACGTTCACTAGATAAGGCAGTCGCATTTGGTCCATTAATGCCAGGACGTAAAGAAGTAGCGCATCAAGTGGATGAATATATGGTGGTTGAAGATCTTTTAAAAGCAACAGCTATCTATATGGAATCGTTATATCAATTAACCAAAGAAGCTTAA
- a CDS encoding metalloregulator ArsR/SmtB family transcription factor: MSKNHLSDLERTVNLFKIYSDYTRLRIIDLLSKAEHCVQEISLALDTSQSAISHQLKQLRDNNVVSARKEGKQVFYSLKDNHVKEIFLTAYSHITECDD; this comes from the coding sequence ATGAGTAAGAACCATTTATCAGATCTTGAAAGAACAGTTAACCTATTCAAGATTTATTCAGACTATACACGACTCAGAATCATTGATTTGCTATCTAAAGCAGAGCACTGTGTTCAAGAAATCTCGCTTGCGTTAGATACTTCACAGTCAGCTATTAGTCATCAACTAAAGCAATTACGGGACAACAACGTGGTGTCTGCTCGAAAAGAAGGCAAACAGGTCTTCTATTCACTAAAAGATAATCATGTAAAAGAAATATTTTTAACCGCTTATTCACATATTACAGAATGTGACGACTAA
- a CDS encoding EAL domain-containing protein has product MKKFSATFYFGLLGISILIIQSIITQNIIVVLLSLMGFALILYYQNEQKDVKLVVSKAKIAKHFNRRVSTHYFVMFIEIKNLPMYSQFFDLKLTDSIAQNIYRSLKDTFESPTFLYAVNQLVVVGKFSSDDLSNEALRHDEQLTMMRKLYKHIRQTEFEIHGSMYYGDCVIGSGSIGYSQHIKSFDQLVSLAQFAMMQAKIKHQHYLIADDKMRIVYNDTRLFYQTLEKGLDLDEFEPHFLPIFSKDNLNIVGVESLLRWEQNGYRVIEANKFKDIAYEKNIMREIDLRIIKKTFKQYAYWKREQLVSDAFKIVLNISSRALTSIKKAELLELIHTYDIDLRNIEFDISEQSLHDERVIKAIKNLEEIGFRFSVDTIEAIHNIFDSLLDVDIKTIKLNAKMLPNKYSGKTKQTFYKQFVRIARHFGYEIMSKGVETKQQLEFTRECRVDYVQGYYFTPPLNKTLIYEYLYKYRDGIQDLF; this is encoded by the coding sequence GTGAAGAAGTTTTCGGCAACATTCTATTTTGGGCTACTTGGAATCAGTATCTTAATTATCCAATCCATTATTACACAAAATATAATCGTTGTACTATTAAGTTTGATGGGGTTTGCTTTAATACTGTATTATCAAAATGAGCAAAAAGATGTCAAATTAGTGGTCTCAAAAGCGAAAATAGCGAAACACTTTAACCGTAGAGTCAGTACACATTACTTTGTAATGTTTATTGAAATAAAAAATTTGCCAATGTATAGCCAGTTTTTTGACCTTAAACTAACAGATTCTATTGCCCAGAATATTTATCGCAGTTTAAAAGACACCTTTGAGTCACCAACATTTCTATATGCGGTTAATCAACTGGTTGTCGTTGGTAAGTTCTCATCAGATGACTTGTCTAATGAAGCATTGCGCCATGATGAACAACTCACTATGATGCGTAAACTTTATAAACACATTAGACAGACAGAATTTGAGATTCATGGCAGTATGTATTACGGTGATTGTGTGATTGGATCCGGAAGTATTGGTTATAGCCAACACATCAAATCATTTGATCAACTTGTATCACTAGCACAATTTGCAATGATGCAAGCAAAAATAAAACATCAGCACTATTTAATAGCTGATGATAAAATGCGTATCGTTTATAATGACACGAGATTATTCTATCAAACATTAGAAAAAGGATTAGATTTGGATGAGTTTGAACCCCACTTTTTACCGATATTCTCTAAAGATAATTTAAATATTGTTGGTGTTGAGAGTCTCTTACGGTGGGAACAAAATGGCTATCGTGTGATTGAGGCAAATAAGTTTAAAGATATCGCATATGAAAAAAATATTATGCGCGAAATTGATTTACGTATCATAAAAAAAACCTTTAAACAGTACGCCTATTGGAAAAGAGAACAATTAGTTTCTGATGCTTTTAAAATTGTTTTAAATATATCTTCACGCGCTTTAACATCAATAAAAAAAGCGGAATTGTTAGAACTCATTCATACGTATGATATTGACTTAAGAAATATAGAATTTGATATTTCAGAACAGTCATTACACGATGAGCGTGTAATCAAAGCCATTAAAAATTTAGAAGAAATTGGGTTTCGATTCTCAGTAGACACCATAGAAGCAATTCATAATATTTTTGATTCGTTACTCGATGTTGACATCAAGACCATTAAATTAAATGCTAAAATGTTACCTAATAAATATAGTGGGAAAACAAAGCAGACGTTTTATAAGCAATTTGTGCGTATTGCACGCCACTTTGGTTATGAAATAATGAGTAAAGGTGTTGAAACAAAGCAACAACTTGAATTTACAAGGGAGTGCCGTGTTGATTATGTACAGGGCTATTATTTCACCCCACCTCTAAACAAAACATTGATTTATGAATATCTATACAAATATCGAGACGGTATTCAAGATTTGTTTTAA